A single genomic interval of Zingiber officinale cultivar Zhangliang chromosome 4A, Zo_v1.1, whole genome shotgun sequence harbors:
- the LOC121972574 gene encoding uncharacterized protein LOC121972574, translating into MMEERRNAAGQARQPRAEQEGPIMQQHGRTGEPREVREAKNQGNAAIRDIDIIYGGPTDGDSGRARKSHERRLEIHVVGCNPEQAIGPVISFGPQDLEGLEMPHDDALIIKAIIANNRVVRVFVDTGSSVNVLFRLAFEEIQINTSELQPVATSLYGFTGNEVRPIGQIKLAISLGSEPLVRTRRSTFLVVDSPSSYNVIPG; encoded by the coding sequence ATGATGGAAGAGCGGCGCAATGCAGCGGGGCAAGCTAGGCAACCCCGGGCTGAACAAGAAGGGCCAATCATGCAACAACACGGGCGTACTGGAGAACCAAGAGAAGTCCGTGAAGCCAAAAATCAGGGCAACGCGGCCATCAGAGATATAGACATAATCTATGGAGGTCCCACCGATGGAGATTCAGGCCGAGCGCGCAAGTCTCATGAGCGCCGATTGGAGATCCATGTTGTAGGGTGCAACCCGGAGCAAGCTATTGGCCCAGTCATCAGCTTTGGACCACAGGACCTGGAAGGATTGGAGatgccccatgatgatgcccttatcatcaaagctATTATAGCTAACAACCGAGTGGTCAGAGTCTTCGTGGACACTGGCAGCTCTGTGAATGTCCTGTTCAGgttagcttttgaagaaatacaGATTAACACTAGTGAACTCCAGCCGGTGGCTACTTCTCTATATGGCTTTACTGGTAATGAAGTAAGGCCCAtaggtcagatcaagctggccatatccTTGGGAAGCGAGCCATTGGTCAGAACCAGGAGGAGCACCTTCCTCGTAGTTGACTCGCCCTCCTCTTACAATGTCATTCCGGGCTGA